In Rhodanobacteraceae bacterium, a single genomic region encodes these proteins:
- the xerD gene encoding site-specific tyrosine recombinase XerD, with translation MTSTEPGNDSAPEPTPADTRLIARFLEQAWAERGLAKASLASYGADLRGLAGWLAGRGRSLPDADRGVLFDYLAARHAAGMKPRSGARLVSTLKQFGAWMVEQGLRSDDPALDLSTPKLPRALPKALTESEVEALLKSPDLDTPLGLRDKAMLELLYATGLRVSELVSLRGEQISLAQGVLRVRGKGSKERLVPLGDEAQHWIVRYLQEARPAIHPRPQPALFITQRGEAMTRQGFWLLIKRYAVLAGVRGSLSPHTLRHSFATHLLNHGADLRVVQLLLGHSDLSTTQIYTHIAREGLKAMHRKHHPRA, from the coding sequence ATGACATCCACCGAACCCGGCAACGATAGCGCGCCCGAGCCGACGCCGGCCGACACGCGCCTGATCGCGCGTTTCCTCGAACAGGCCTGGGCCGAGCGCGGGCTGGCCAAGGCCTCGCTCGCCAGCTACGGCGCGGACCTGCGCGGCCTGGCCGGCTGGCTGGCCGGGCGCGGGCGCAGCCTGCCGGATGCCGACCGCGGCGTGCTGTTCGACTACCTTGCCGCGCGCCACGCCGCCGGCATGAAACCGCGCTCCGGCGCGCGGCTGGTGTCGACCCTGAAGCAGTTCGGTGCGTGGATGGTCGAGCAGGGCCTGCGCAGCGACGATCCGGCGCTCGATTTGTCCACCCCCAAGCTGCCGCGTGCGCTGCCCAAGGCACTCACCGAGAGCGAGGTCGAGGCGCTGCTCAAGTCGCCGGACCTCGACACCCCGCTCGGCCTGCGCGACAAGGCGATGCTGGAACTGCTGTACGCCACCGGCCTGCGCGTCAGCGAGCTGGTCTCGCTGCGCGGCGAGCAGATCAGCCTGGCGCAGGGCGTGCTGCGCGTGCGCGGCAAGGGCAGCAAGGAGCGCCTGGTGCCGCTCGGCGACGAGGCGCAGCACTGGATCGTGCGCTACCTGCAGGAGGCGCGCCCCGCCATCCACCCGCGCCCGCAGCCGGCGCTGTTCATCACCCAGCGCGGCGAGGCGATGACCCGCCAGGGCTTCTGGCTGCTGATCAAGCGCTACGCCGTGCTCGCCGGCGTGCGCGGCAGCCTGTCGCCGCACACCCTGCGCCACAGCTTCGCCACCCATCTGCTGAACCACGGCGCCGACCTGCGCGTGGTCCAGCTGCTGCTCGGCCACAGCGATCTGTCGACCACCCAGATCTACACCCACATCGCCCGCGAGGGGCTGAAGGCGATGCACCGCAAGCACCATCCGCGGGCTTGA
- a CDS encoding RDD family protein — protein sequence MNSMRTLESAKWWKRLMAIVYDCLIVVGLLMVASFAVLPFTGGKAVPAHTWWYQAWLLAVLWAYFALSWWRGGRTVGARAWKLEIRDLGGRFPSLARASLRAALAVPSIGLAGLGLLWCLIDREGQSAHDRLSGTQLLQESK from the coding sequence ATGAATTCGATGCGGACCCTGGAATCTGCGAAGTGGTGGAAGCGCCTGATGGCGATCGTATACGACTGCCTGATCGTCGTCGGCCTGCTGATGGTGGCCAGTTTCGCGGTGCTGCCGTTCACCGGCGGCAAGGCGGTGCCGGCGCACACTTGGTGGTACCAGGCCTGGCTGCTGGCGGTGCTGTGGGCCTATTTCGCGCTGTCCTGGTGGCGCGGCGGCCGCACCGTCGGCGCGCGCGCGTGGAAGCTGGAGATCCGCGACCTGGGCGGCCGCTTCCCCAGCCTGGCGCGCGCCAGCCTGCGCGCGGCCCTCGCCGTCCCGTCGATCGGCCTGGCCGGCCTCGGCCTGCTCTGGTGCCTGATCGACCGCGAGGGCCAGAGCGCGCATGACCGTCTCTCCGGGACGCAGTTGCTGCAGGAATCGAAATAG
- a CDS encoding LTA synthase family protein codes for MPRFLAWFHAGPYRALPRLLLAYLVFSAAIRLALGAFNGDVGIFWSGRILGALGIGLLFDLAVAGCFLVPLALLLLALRAGPVPPSGGFGRRLIQAALLPFAGLLVFVAAAEFVFWNEFASRFNFIAVDYLVYTNEVIGNIRESYPMPLLLSAVALASLALAWLMRRWLRPALLAPAPAFAGRALRTVLWLALPVAGISLLDASTKEFSQDAQANELAGNGVFDFFHAYQTNEIDYERYYRTLPDSTALAQVRQSLHIGGSPQQSFDIRRQVAPAEPEQRWNVVLVSIESLSASYLGHFGNRLGITPNLDRMADEGLLFTQLYATGTRTVRGLEALTLSVPPTPGHSIVKRPHNDHLYTLGSVFAQKGYKPLYVYGGYAYFDNMQAFYEGNGYRVADRTALADDEIHFQNIWGVCDEDLYTLALREIDREAAAGERFFAHVMTVSNHRPYTYPEGRIDIPSGDGRDGGVKYTDWAIGDFIRRARERPGSTTPCSCSWPTTPTAGAARWTCRRATTRFRWWSGRRGRSPRAGWSNWPRRSMSRRPCSACSISTTSRASSATTFSPPARAPVRCWRTTRR; via the coding sequence ATGCCCCGATTCCTTGCATGGTTCCATGCCGGCCCCTACCGCGCGCTGCCGCGGTTGCTGCTGGCCTACCTCGTTTTCAGCGCCGCAATCCGCCTGGCGCTGGGCGCATTCAACGGCGATGTCGGGATCTTCTGGTCCGGGCGGATCCTCGGTGCGCTGGGGATCGGCCTGCTGTTCGACCTCGCGGTCGCCGGCTGCTTCCTGGTGCCACTGGCGCTCCTGCTGCTCGCACTGCGCGCGGGCCCTGTGCCGCCCAGCGGTGGCTTCGGCCGGCGCCTGATCCAGGCCGCGCTGCTGCCCTTCGCCGGACTGCTGGTGTTCGTCGCCGCGGCAGAGTTCGTGTTCTGGAACGAGTTCGCCTCGCGCTTCAACTTCATCGCGGTGGACTATCTGGTCTACACCAACGAGGTGATCGGCAACATCCGCGAGAGCTACCCGATGCCGCTGCTGCTGTCGGCGGTCGCGCTGGCCTCGCTGGCGCTGGCCTGGCTGATGCGCCGTTGGCTGCGCCCGGCGCTGCTGGCGCCGGCGCCGGCGTTTGCCGGGCGCGCCCTGCGCACCGTGCTGTGGCTGGCATTGCCGGTGGCCGGGATCTCGCTGCTGGATGCCAGCACCAAGGAGTTTTCGCAGGACGCGCAGGCCAATGAACTGGCTGGCAACGGCGTGTTCGACTTCTTCCACGCCTACCAGACCAACGAGATCGACTACGAGCGCTACTACCGTACCCTGCCGGACAGCACAGCGCTGGCGCAGGTGCGCCAGTCCCTGCACATTGGAGGCAGTCCGCAGCAGAGCTTCGACATCCGGCGCCAGGTCGCCCCGGCGGAACCGGAGCAGCGCTGGAACGTCGTGCTGGTGTCGATCGAGAGCCTCAGCGCCAGCTACCTCGGCCACTTCGGCAACCGCCTGGGCATCACGCCCAACCTGGACCGCATGGCCGACGAGGGCCTGCTGTTCACCCAGCTCTACGCCACCGGTACGCGCACCGTGCGCGGGCTGGAAGCGCTGACGCTGTCGGTGCCGCCTACGCCCGGCCACTCGATCGTCAAGCGCCCGCACAACGACCACCTGTACACGCTCGGATCGGTGTTCGCGCAGAAGGGCTACAAGCCGCTGTATGTCTACGGCGGCTACGCCTATTTCGACAACATGCAGGCCTTCTACGAGGGCAATGGATACCGCGTGGCCGATCGCACCGCGCTGGCGGACGACGAGATCCACTTCCAGAACATCTGGGGCGTGTGCGACGAGGACCTTTACACCCTGGCGCTGCGCGAGATCGACCGCGAGGCCGCCGCCGGCGAGCGCTTCTTCGCGCATGTGATGACGGTGTCCAACCACCGCCCGTACACCTATCCGGAAGGCCGCATCGACATCCCCAGCGGCGATGGCCGCGACGGCGGCGTCAAGTACACCGACTGGGCGATCGGCGACTTCATCCGCCGCGCGCGCGAGCGCCCTGGTTCAACGACACCCTGTTCGTGTTCGTGGCCGACCACACCCACCGCGGGCGCGGCAAGATGGACCTGCCGCCGCGCAACTACCAGATTCCGATGGTGGTCTGGGCGCCGGGGAAGGTCGCCCCGGGCCGGGTGGAGCAACTGGCCTCGCAGATCGATGTCGCGCCGACCTTGCTCGGCTTGCTCGATTTCCACTACCAGTCGCGCTTCTTCGGCAACGACATTCTCGCCCCCGGCGCGCGCCCCCGTGCGCTGCTGGCGAACTACCAGACGGTAG